One region of Streptomyces sp. NBC_00442 genomic DNA includes:
- a CDS encoding maleate cis-trans isomerase family protein, which translates to MWQPDGWDVRVRLGILTPHADVGPESELRAMAPADVGLHTARVPFGAIRRGGVMDDTIPLAPVRAFAEPPGVDEAAALLGAAPVAAIAFAFTSSAYVIGPRGEERMLARLEERTQGLPVVATCAAAAVALRTIGAGRVALVDPPWFDTELTGLGRAYYEDCGFEVAHAAPCELPSGQTRIVPSALYDWVVAQVPDAAEAVVIGGNGFRAVGIVEALEASLGRPVLTANQVLLWAALRAAGAPAEEITGYGRLFRHR; encoded by the coding sequence ATGTGGCAGCCCGACGGGTGGGACGTCCGCGTCCGTCTCGGCATTCTGACCCCGCACGCCGACGTCGGCCCCGAGTCGGAGCTGCGCGCCATGGCCCCGGCCGATGTGGGTCTGCACACCGCCAGGGTGCCGTTCGGGGCGATACGACGTGGCGGCGTGATGGACGACACCATCCCGCTGGCTCCGGTGCGCGCCTTCGCCGAGCCACCGGGCGTCGACGAGGCGGCGGCGCTGCTGGGCGCCGCACCGGTGGCGGCGATCGCCTTCGCCTTCACGAGTTCCGCGTACGTCATCGGGCCGCGCGGCGAGGAACGGATGCTGGCCCGGTTGGAGGAGCGGACACAGGGGCTGCCGGTGGTCGCCACCTGTGCGGCCGCCGCCGTGGCCCTGCGCACGATCGGGGCGGGGCGCGTCGCCCTGGTGGACCCGCCGTGGTTCGACACCGAGCTGACGGGACTTGGCCGGGCCTATTACGAGGACTGCGGATTCGAGGTCGCCCACGCGGCCCCGTGCGAACTGCCCAGCGGCCAGACGCGTATCGTGCCGTCGGCCCTGTACGACTGGGTGGTCGCGCAGGTGCCCGACGCGGCGGAGGCGGTGGTGATCGGCGGCAACGGGTTCCGCGCCGTCGGGATCGTCGAAGCGCTGGAGGCCAGTCTCGGCCGGCCGGTCCTGACCGCGAATCAGGTCCTGCTCTGGGCGGCCCTGCGTGCGGCGGGCGCGCCGGCGGAGGAGATCACGGGGTACGGGCGTTTGTTCCGGCACCGCTAG
- a CDS encoding acyl-CoA dehydrogenase, which translates to MQGPAGEVRSDAQAPGLGGPSGPAWVREACQETSAAFAHCVAEIASGALEFPLPGGGRTPDRFAALTRVAERDLSLVRLVEGHVDAIAILAELEGPAVRPGERWGVWAAEPPGQGLTATRGGHGWVINGLKRYCSGAHSCTHALVTAGAEDGRRLFAVATGGCRPVEGSWQALGMAASDSADVTFTDIPAVPVGDVEAYVNRPGFQHGGIGVAACWYGGARTVARVLAETAGRRGAEPLTDAHLGAVDMRLHAAGAVLSRAAAEIDRDPADEDGTARLRSLRVRGFVESVCADVLTHVGRATGAEPLCHNPSHTRHATDLAVYLRQHHGERSLAELGRLIAETEHT; encoded by the coding sequence ATGCAAGGACCCGCGGGCGAAGTGCGCTCGGACGCGCAGGCGCCCGGCCTCGGCGGCCCGAGCGGCCCGGCATGGGTGCGGGAGGCGTGTCAGGAAACCTCCGCGGCCTTCGCGCACTGCGTGGCCGAGATCGCTTCGGGCGCCCTGGAGTTCCCGCTCCCGGGAGGCGGCCGGACCCCGGACAGGTTCGCCGCCCTCACGCGGGTGGCGGAACGGGACCTCTCGTTGGTGCGTCTGGTGGAAGGCCATGTGGACGCGATCGCGATCCTGGCCGAGCTCGAAGGCCCCGCCGTGCGGCCCGGCGAGCGCTGGGGCGTCTGGGCCGCCGAGCCGCCCGGACAGGGGCTCACGGCGACGCGCGGCGGGCACGGCTGGGTGATCAACGGACTGAAGCGGTACTGCTCGGGAGCACACAGCTGCACCCACGCTCTGGTGACCGCCGGGGCCGAGGACGGCCGGCGGCTCTTCGCGGTCGCCACGGGCGGGTGCCGGCCCGTCGAGGGGAGCTGGCAGGCGTTGGGAATGGCGGCGAGCGACAGTGCCGACGTGACGTTCACCGACATCCCCGCCGTTCCGGTCGGCGATGTCGAGGCGTACGTGAACAGGCCGGGCTTCCAGCACGGCGGCATCGGAGTCGCGGCCTGCTGGTACGGCGGGGCCCGGACCGTGGCGCGCGTCCTGGCCGAGACGGCGGGGCGACGCGGGGCGGAGCCGCTCACCGACGCCCACCTCGGCGCGGTGGACATGCGTCTGCACGCGGCGGGCGCGGTCCTGAGCCGGGCCGCAGCGGAGATCGACCGCGACCCGGCCGACGAAGACGGGACGGCCCGGCTGCGGAGCCTGCGGGTGCGAGGGTTCGTCGAGTCGGTCTGTGCCGACGTCCTGACCCATGTGGGCCGGGCGACCGGCGCCGAGCCCCTGTGTCACAACCCTTCGCACACCCGGCACGCCACCGACCTCGCGGTCTACCTCCGCCAGCACCACGGCGAGCGCAGTCTGGCCGAACTCGGCCGGCTCATCGCGGAGACGGAGCACACGTGA